Sequence from the Hoplias malabaricus isolate fHopMal1 chromosome 10, fHopMal1.hap1, whole genome shotgun sequence genome:
TATCATCCAAAACCTAGTTTaagcggttaataaataatgattttaaattataatgctgttgttttaacaaattcatgcaatcaacaAAACATTGATCTTCAAACTCACGCCTACTACTTCTTATATTtcttagtatatatatatatatatatatatatatatatatatatatatatatatatatatatatatatatagtacttactgttattatatataactttatacaagcagcatgctcactgagaaggcattagtttaaatatgtataattaCCTTACTGTATATTAAAAAACTCTTTCAATTTATGTTAACAGACTACATAAATATTCGAAATGGAGTCATGAAGAGGAAAAATATcactcattaattttttttaatcatatttgaCAGGAAATACAAATAGAATGTTACACTGCAGTTTTAGCCACATCAAGATATTTATTTTGCGTTCAGTAAAGTATTCTTAGAAGacggggaaagaaaaaaaaaaatccacctgaAGTCAGCAGTTGCAGCAAATGATTCCAGTTCAGTGATGGAGAAAACACAGAGGAAGCCCTCTCCACTGCGGAAGTAGTTGTCTCTGATGGCTGCATAGTCCTCCTGACCTGCTGTATCCAGAATGTCGATCTGAACCTCCTCTCCATCCAGGACCACCTTCTTCCTGTAGCTGTCGGCCTTTGTGGGCTCATAGTCCTCCACAAACTTACAGCAAAAGGTTGAGAAATATTAAGTTGCTAAATTAAGTCAACAAACATACTCAACAGAAAATCTAATAGAATTCGTTTTCTGAATATGTCAAGCTAAAAAGATGCGGCTCGTATTAAACATAGGTAACTCATATTCTCCATCATCATTTAATCTTTTAACTACAAGAGTTCATAATTCATTCCACACAGAATTTAGTTGCAAAACTTTAATTTCTTCCTCAGAACTTTGATATCCTCACTTGCACTTGCTTAATCAGTGCTACAAAATTTTGAGATTAGCCTACAAAGCCATGAATGGACCAGCCCCTCCCTACTTTATGGCAACGGTCAAGAGATGGGCTGCACCTCGAGCCCATTGAGCTTCAAGTACAGCTCGACTTGACCCGCCATCCGtcaagacacatggaagactaGCGTCAAgactgttctcagtcctggTGCCCAGATGGTGGAACGAACTTCCACTGGTTGTCCGAACAGCGGAATCTCTTGTATCTCTGTGTGACCTACTTAAGTGAGCACTAGTCTAAGTGTACGACAAAACAGACTGTATTGCACTTATGCTACATTTATCTCCTTTTTCTCTAGGTATGGGCACAGACAAGATgctgtgtattgcacttactGTGTGATAGAACTCACCCCTCAACTGTGTACATCAGAGGTACATCATCACACTATGTTTTGTTCCTTCTAGGGATCAGCACTGACCCTTGCTCTGGCAATGTCTGAGCTCAAGGTGTTTGGACTCGaacctatttgtactagctagGAGACACATCCTGTCTGAACACTTAACAGTTTTGTGAGTAAaactggataagagtgtctactaaattctgtaaaatgtaaatgtaaatgaataagGATTCCTAATGTTTCATGAAAAAATGgcacatatataaataatacattggggaaaaaaaacagttgaCACATAGTTATGAAGGAATCCTTTATGATATTATATACTACATTTCTTACCTCATCATACATGAACTGCAAGGTGAGAGCTGATTTGCCCACACCTCCACTGCCAACCATGATCACCTTATGCAGGGCCAGTGAGTTTTGCCCTTTTGGCTTGGCAGCTGCCATGGCAACCCTAGTTGTGGGGTCAAGTTAGAGAGGGGGATTGTAGGGGGTCTGAGTAATTGCCAAGAAGGAATGGGGGGTTGAAACcaaaaagagaggaagaagacTGAGGAAATGCTAAATGTCACAAGACTGAAGTGCAGCAATGGGAACACTCTGTCCACTGAAGATAATGTGCTTCTTCACAAAGTTTACCTGTAAAGAGGGGAACATTCTGTTAGAGGAATACTCAAGCATTTTTCAAACTAGCCTATTTGTGCAGCATACAGTCTGTTACCCAAGACAATAATTTTGATACATTTGCCTGTGCTCAGCACAAGACCAGAAAATCTGTTCACTCTAGACACTTCTGAGCTGTTAAAGATGGACTGATGCGCTACATAAAATTTTCCATTCAACTTACCCACACTTCTATTTAGTGATACAATGGATCATAACACTGACCACAGTCTATACGAAATAACATAACTAGGCCTACCACAATAATTACTTTATTGACTTTTACAAAATATGGGCCTTAATATAGTCAAATGTGTTTACTTGAATTTTGGATTACATGAATGTCACAAGAATGAATGTCACCAGTATTTTAACCTCTggttctcttctgttctctggtctctctgttcTGGGGGCATaatgttgatttgtttaaaaatagtggttttatttatttaggaaatttaaacctttttaaaattCCAATTCCAATATCAGTATATTCTTATCTTAATAACTAAGTTCCTGCTAAAACATCATTGGTCTTTAAAAAAGAGTGTAACTGCTTTATTATTATGCTATTATATTATCATAATATAAATGGTataaaatggtcttaaaatgacaacatAATTTATTGCAATTTTTTCTGGCGCAATACATCAACCACAAAAAATGGTTATCATGACAGGCTTAGACATAACCATTGCATGGTCATGTTCCTGTATTGTGTTACATGGTCCACGACCACAACTACTGGCATACTAGAACCTATACTTTATACTCTACTAAATAAGAGCATGCTGCATGCAGCACGTGCTGGTGTGTATAAAACATGtagaaaaataaatgtctgtGATACACCACATTTTTCCCTCTAGATTATACCCAAACTGTAGGCATGGCATTATAAAAACAGTCTGAATAAGCATAAGCTTCCACTATCAATCAGTATTGTGATGGATCAACTTTCTGTGTATCTCCAAATATGGATTTCCATGTGTGTGTACAAATAAATACCCAGACAGTCTTGAATATTGTCATAGGAGTCTTCTAAAACCGTATTAAACACTGTCACATAATGTATAAAATACATCTTTACACTTGGCTTTGATCTCAAAACCACTTTGTACTACACATGTAACCACACAATCAGAGTAGAATGATATGAACTCTGATGTGTTCTTCATTATATTTTCCCAGAAAATACTGTTCTTCTTGATATTAGTGCTAAATTAGTCCTGAGtgagtctgaaaaaaaaaaaatcaaaaacctattattttctaaatatatCACATCCTGTTCTTCTTGAACACGTTTACTCTGTGCTAAATAAATGCCTCAAAATGCCTGATAGCTTGTTTGACTGGACTGTTTTGTTCTGCTTCTTTTAAAATTACACCAAAGGGTACATTACACGGTATTGCAAATGTTAGACCAAATCAGACACAGTCTAGGTTTACAGAAAGGGAACTTTCTATTTATACcattttgtagattttaaaacagTTCTTTTTAAAACAACTTGATATACCTAGAAAATGGACAACATAAGTAAACAGCATTGACTAGAACAGATTGGAATAAACAGGACATGGAATGGATTGTAACagaataatataaacaaaagtCTTGGGTACAGAAACATAAGCAAAATTTGCATCATCTTACAAAATGCATTGCTAAAAGTATTATTAagattaatgtgtttatttagaaatcAATATTAACATGGCCAGTTAAAACTCTGGAAATCTTTCTTtgtgtcagttaaataaatgttaaagttaaaataaaagttaaatgttaaataatatataaataaacaaaaacattaaattagaattaaataataataataataaaaacttttttataggctacattttacaaaatgtcccagctTCTTTTGTGAATGGGGTTTGTGTGCTAAACACATTTAAGATCTGATGCCTGCAAAACCTAGGGACAAAATAAGGGTTAAAATTAATAGAAAGTtcatgttttaaagcatttaaactatAAGCAGGTAAGTATATAAGATATAAAAAAAGAGTATTCAGAAAAGGCTCAATCTTTGCATGCAAAAGTAAGTCATTGCTCATCACTTTATGGGaattttcaaaacagaacaagatTTGAAAGAACAAGATTGTAACTAATTAATGTCTTTTATCCTCCATCGTATTCAATATTGTGAAATGACAGGAAATCTGAAGAAATGTCAGTGCATGTAGGGTAAGGCTGGACAAGAATGTTTAATGagctttattttaattaaaattaacctcagttcccaaattaattaacaatgtaattaaaaggaaatgtAATGCAACACGATGGTAAACATTCATGTCATGCATCATGTTCAGTAAAAACATTCAAATTCTttactttgtgcttttgtctcCGTCaagaaatttaaaattaaataaagcatAAGGAGAATGAATGGTTTTATTGCATTTGcaatttttcttaaaaaaattgTACAGTACAGTATAATACTTTCcattaattacatttcaaaaCCAGATGCTATTAATTCAACACAACATATGGAATATTGCCATTGTAGTATttgctcttttatttattacaatgaGGTTTATATTTGATCTGATCCTTAAACATGGAAACATACTGAAATCTTCAGTTTTAAGAATCagatcaaacataaacctcatGGATATATTcagtattaattaaatattctacTCTTCTGAAATACAATGAATCACCCAATAATGGTCAAATGTGTATGATGCAGATACATTTTTCAGCAACTATCTGCTGATACCAAGATAACTCTGGAATCACTGTGCATCTTTAAATTTGATTGGGCAGTAAATTATTGACATGGCAGTTTTTTTGTTGACTGGCAAATTTTGTGTTAGGTTTACGGGTTTTCTGTCAGATCCTACTGAATATTCGAGACCTGTGACTAACTCTAGACAAATTTTTGAATTTTTAAAGGAGTATAAACCAGATCTTCAAGAAATCTCTAATGTCAACAGGTGCCTTTTTCGATTTGGATAAAATAATCAGGCTTTGACCTTAATGGACATTttaagggtttttttgtttgtttgttttttttaattcacagtCTATACACTCATTTGGCCAAAGAGAGCTAGAGTTTAAATATTGGATTATATGGCTGTCAGGTTTCCTTTAAAGATTACTGCCAGTCTCGCCATATCAATGACAGCCAATGAGTTTACCACTAAAACTGATAACAGGCTAAAACTGGGGCTTTAATCTGAAAATGTGAGTCAATATGTTCCACTTCGTTATAATATGCACACTGACAGTCTCAAGAATAATCACACAAGCAGCACGAAaagccatattttttttttatctccgtAACACAAAAGGGAAGGGCATATCCCCATATAACGGTCAGTATTTGAGACTTATGTTCAGATGCAAGCCAACAAACCCGTTTGTTCTTAACCAAGAACATGCTGGATTTCTATACAAATTTTCTCTCAACCTTAAAATTATACGGCCTCATGACCACCTGGATGGCCAGACGCTGTTTCTAAACAGCTCAGGCAAAGTGGATCCTCATTTTATGAGTTCAGCTAGCCCGCTAAGCTAGCTAGCTTAAGAGCTATGGGACTATTCCGTTAAGTGTTCGATTCCAGAAATTGTGGAGTCGACTCTGAATATAATTCCAAGATACATGAGTCGATTCACAATATTTTGTTCCACAAAAAACATCGGTAAAACAAATCCGAATGACATCTGACAAATAATCAAATAGTACTAGTTAAATTAGTTTTATAAAATGGAAGAGCACCCCAACACAGTAATTGGCTAAACCGCTAAATAAATCCCTGTTCAACAAAACGTCAAATTCACAATTCGAACGTCTAACGTCTAAATTTACGTTAACATTGTAGCTGTCTAAAAACTGCATGAGATGTATCTCTATATATTTAACTTCTTTTAGTACATGCAAACCTATAAACATTCAATTAGTCCTTGCATCTATCTTATCTGTCGCATGCCTGCAGCTCGAAACCCAACCCCAGAAGTTTACAGGACAGTTCCCTTAGATGTATGACATTACAAACCCTTGGCTGTCTGAATATGGCCGTTTATAACTGCATTTGGAACACTGCATATTCAAACCTGAAATACTCAGCAATTAGTTTGCTTACTTTATATATGGTAAGCCTTCTAGCACATAAAGAACCATACACGGACAAGTAAACAAAGTATAATTTTAGCTAAATACTTTATACTTTAGGAATTCTCGACACGTTACAAGTAAATAAAGCCTATATGTTGTGGAGGGGCGCATTTTTCAAATCGAACAGAATGTGTCAATTATTCAAGCAAAGCTGAACATCACTGACACACGTGAGTCGAGTCCGCAGATTTGGAGTCGACTCTAATTCAGAATGCCTTGGCTAGATGAATCAATTCTTTTTGGGATCGACTCCTAAAACCACTAGCTGGCTAGGCAGCTATAACTGTTCATATTGCAATAGGGATCGTTGTTTCATTACAAACACCTACTTCTCAACTCAAAAACCCCAGGTTTAACAGTTCGTCGCACATTATAATGCCGTTCAGACTTACCTGTCTGTTAGAAGAACGTTAACAGTGGTCTACTGAGCAGATTTGGAGTTGTTTCCATGGGAGGAGAGCCCTTGCCTTCTCTCCCGATTCAGAGCCACATTACGGATCCTGCGAGGAAAACGTGCTTCTTAAATAcccgttttttgttttttataagaAGCGCCTTTATTCTGCAAGAGGAGCAACAAATAGTCTCTAGCCCAGTGTTAAAAAGACTGCTAAAGATCAGAGTGTGAGGATACGAATGATATATAGGTGGGTCTCAGACCGAGAGCAGACTGTACCAACAGCTGCTCTTTGCGCATGCGCACGCCCTACAAGAGTTAGGGCTACTGGTAATGTTCATTCGGCTCTGTTCAGTGATTCAAATAAATCTGCACAGCTCACCAAAAAAGAGTCGACACTTTCGGCTCACATACAGTTCTTCTACACCCGCCCCCTAAAAATGCTAAATATTGTCTATATAAAGGATCACTATGTAAGATTTTAcattttgctcttgggctccccccacagttgcagagtgtaatttaattttacaccactctcctgaaatcaaggggaaggggtggtttcctacccttctccaaaagttacattgttcagtttctgcagtgctgagcccagatatAGCAATGGCAGAGGTTCTGTTCTCCTTTTTACACTTCAATGAATCaatacaatgattttgaagaaataattttaaagtaaaaatacgatctagtgtttctttaactttaaattatgtattaaagTCTTAATATgacttcatttattcattgtctgtaatcatcTATCcaagacatgaggagaacacaccaaactcctcacagtcacctagggtgggacttgaacccacaacttctaggtccctggagctttgtgactgagacactacctgctgacactacctgctgactCAGTTCAGAAGCCCACCAGTTTTGCAGATTATAAACTTACTCTTAGTTTAGTAAAGAGTGTCTGTGGAATTATAAAGTGTAATCTTGGTTTACCAAACTGCTAGGTAAAGTTTGGTAAACACACAAATTTTACAGTAATCATGGCTCACATCTGCACTTTGAAAACGCTTGGTTGTGCTTTTTACACTAAAAGTTTACATATACTTCATATTGTATTACAATAATCCATTTGTGAAATAGCATGAGGGAAAATGTTATTAGCACTTTtaatacagataatgaataatgagttaatgtattaatttattcatttactgtaactgcttcatcctgttcagggttgcagtaggTACAGAGCCCTGTAGAGAAATGAGATTTACAACTCAATTAAACATACTTAAACATACATAAGATGCACCAGAAGAATTAGTCTGAAATAAAGCATGTGATATAAGTCTATATGTCTAAAGTATTGCAGTATTGGTGTCCCCACACCTCATCCTCACATCTCCATTTGGCTGTGTGGGGCTGTGGTGAGCAGCCAATGTTGAGTGGTCCTCTTTCTTTGATTCAGGGAGACTTATTGCAGAGCGGTGGTTGATCTGCAGCCATCGTTGGTGAGCTGGTGGCCTGCCCACTGATGGTCAGCTGAATTATGGACCTTGGAATGTTTCCAGCGTTGGGCTGGCATATGGTTCCACCCGAAAGTCCAAGACAAGCTTGTTTGCTGGGTGTACTCACTCTAAAATAGCTATGATGTTTGTGCATGTTTCATCAAATTCTCtacaatattttgaaaatgcttAATTAGTTCTTATCCAACCATTTAATAAAAAAGTACAACCCAAAAA
This genomic interval carries:
- the ralaa gene encoding ras-related protein Ral-A, whose protein sequence is MAAAKPKGQNSLALHKVIMVGSGGVGKSALTLQFMYDEFVEDYEPTKADSYRKKVVLDGEEVQIDILDTAGQEDYAAIRDNYFRSGEGFLCVFSITELESFAATADFREQILRVKEDENVPFLLVGNKSDLEDRRQVSADDAKARAEQWGVAYVETSAKTRANVDKVFFDLMREIRARKMEDSKEKNGKKKRKSLAKRIRERCCIL